In one window of Ruminococcus albus AD2013 DNA:
- a CDS encoding phospho-sugar mutase, whose protein sequence is MSKETELYKLWCEKAVDDPDLVTELKSVEGDDEAILDRFYRDLEFGTGGLRGVIGAGSYRLNIYTIRRATQGLADYVNQTFKNASVAISYDSRIKSDVFAKATAAVMAANGIKAYIYKELMPTPCLSWAVRELGCQAGVMVTASHNPAKYNGYKVYGEDGCQLTIDAANVVTEKIESVDMFGGAKFIDFEEGLKSGMIEYIGQDVIDKYLDKVAEQGIHTDLVADSGLKVVYTPLNGTGNKPVRAILKKIGIKEVTVVPEQENPDGNFPTCPFPNPEIKEALAKGLELCESVKPDLLLATDPDCDRVGIAVPAPDGSYVLFSGNEVGAMLLKYICQERTALGTMPKNPVAVKTIVTTDICRKIAEEYGVELRNVLTGFKFIGEQIGFLEKDNEADRYIFGYEESYGYLAGSYVRDKDAVVASMLICEMAAFYRTKGITLLQARENLYNEYGNYLHSQESFQCEGASGMEKMKEIMAGLRTNGPKEIGGLKVTVFADYKVSEQTDIATGKKTVLTLPKSDVLVFELEQGASVIIRPSGTEPKIKAYYTAIGETRAAAEKTEAALKADFKKILGF, encoded by the coding sequence ATGAGCAAAGAAACTGAACTCTATAAGCTCTGGTGTGAAAAGGCTGTGGACGATCCCGACCTCGTAACTGAACTGAAATCCGTTGAGGGCGATGACGAAGCTATCCTCGACCGTTTTTACAGAGATCTCGAATTCGGTACAGGCGGTCTCCGCGGCGTTATCGGCGCAGGCTCCTACAGACTGAATATCTATACTATCAGACGTGCAACACAGGGTCTGGCTGACTATGTTAACCAGACATTCAAGAACGCAAGCGTTGCTATCTCCTACGATTCAAGAATCAAGTCGGACGTATTTGCCAAGGCTACCGCTGCTGTTATGGCGGCTAACGGCATCAAGGCTTACATCTACAAGGAGCTCATGCCTACTCCCTGCCTTTCATGGGCAGTACGTGAACTGGGCTGTCAGGCAGGCGTTATGGTAACAGCTTCACATAACCCCGCTAAGTACAACGGCTATAAGGTATACGGTGAGGACGGCTGCCAGCTGACCATCGATGCTGCTAACGTTGTTACCGAGAAGATCGAGTCCGTTGATATGTTCGGCGGTGCTAAGTTCATCGACTTTGAAGAGGGTCTGAAGAGCGGCATGATCGAGTATATCGGTCAGGACGTTATCGACAAGTACCTTGATAAGGTTGCTGAACAGGGCATACATACCGACCTCGTTGCAGACAGCGGTCTGAAAGTAGTTTATACTCCCCTTAACGGCACAGGCAATAAGCCCGTAAGAGCTATACTGAAAAAGATAGGCATCAAGGAAGTAACAGTAGTTCCCGAGCAAGAGAATCCCGACGGCAATTTCCCCACCTGTCCTTTCCCTAACCCCGAGATCAAGGAAGCACTGGCTAAGGGTCTTGAACTCTGCGAGAGCGTAAAGCCCGACCTGCTGCTGGCTACTGACCCCGACTGCGACCGTGTAGGTATTGCAGTTCCCGCTCCCGATGGCAGCTATGTACTGTTCTCAGGCAACGAAGTAGGCGCTATGCTGCTGAAATATATCTGTCAGGAGAGAACAGCACTGGGTACTATGCCCAAGAACCCTGTTGCTGTCAAGACCATCGTTACCACCGATATCTGCCGCAAGATAGCTGAGGAATACGGCGTTGAGCTGAGAAACGTCCTCACAGGCTTCAAGTTCATCGGTGAGCAGATAGGCTTCTTAGAGAAGGACAACGAAGCTGACAGATACATCTTCGGTTACGAGGAGAGCTACGGCTATCTGGCAGGTTCTTATGTACGCGATAAGGACGCTGTTGTAGCTTCCATGCTGATCTGTGAGATGGCTGCATTCTACCGCACAAAGGGCATCACACTGCTCCAGGCAAGAGAGAACCTCTACAATGAGTACGGCAACTATCTCCACAGCCAGGAATCCTTCCAATGCGAGGGTGCAAGCGGCATGGAGAAGATGAAGGAGATCATGGCTGGTCTGAGAACAAACGGTCCCAAGGAGATCGGCGGACTGAAAGTTACAGTATTTGCAGACTACAAGGTATCCGAGCAGACAGATATCGCAACAGGCAAGAAGACTGTACTTACTCTGCCCAAGTCCGATGTACTGGTATTCGAGCTTGAACAGGGTGCGAGCGTTATCATCAGACCTTCCGGCACAGAGCCCAAGATAAAGGCTTACTACACCGCAATCGGTGAAACAAGAGCCGCTGCCGAAAAGACCGAAGCTGCGCTGAAAGCAGACTTCAAGAAGATACTCGGCTTCTGA
- a CDS encoding DUF6756 family protein codes for MPYDDLKYISERKKHLFLRDEIEEVIKAKNIDRGKFHEYSKQGYTDIISKFYFTFADIKNYPVGRQTLEEYNMHFREELYCEHIACSLNYESHAGYIQAIKAGIPDEDKLFLILSDGWVYEGEKDAMFDVLEEVYDIRDFYVISPKFSWFTAVSKIEDSACLYRQRSYKNETAR; via the coding sequence ATGCCATACGATGACCTTAAATATATTTCCGAAAGAAAAAAGCACTTGTTTCTCCGTGATGAGATAGAGGAAGTTATAAAGGCGAAGAACATCGACCGCGGAAAATTTCATGAATATTCAAAGCAAGGTTACACTGATATCATCAGCAAGTTTTATTTCACCTTTGCCGATATAAAAAACTATCCAGTGGGCAGACAGACCCTTGAAGAGTACAATATGCATTTCAGGGAAGAACTTTACTGCGAACACATAGCCTGTTCACTTAATTACGAAAGCCATGCAGGGTATATTCAGGCTATCAAGGCGGGTATACCCGATGAGGACAAGCTTTTTCTGATACTTTCAGACGGCTGGGTGTATGAGGGTGAAAAAGATGCGATGTTCGATGTGCTGGAAGAAGTTTACGATATCAGGGACTTTTATGTAATTTCACCGAAGTTCAGCTGGTTCACGGCAGTCAGCAAAATTGAAGACAGTGCCTGTCTGTACAGGCAGAGATCGTACAAGAATGAAACAGCCCGCTGA